In Carassius auratus strain Wakin unplaced genomic scaffold, ASM336829v1 scaf_tig00022400, whole genome shotgun sequence, a single window of DNA contains:
- the LOC113077349 gene encoding uncharacterized protein LOC113077349 produces the protein MDWHEVPEVGLEPGSPSQAVLGSNSVSVTEGDFVTLKSDVSMQERDQMLWYFNDTLIALIRDDPTEGCVYDGERQRFRNRLSVDFETGSLTIKNIRSEHAGRYEAEIVRNESSGTSQSHSECDRTKIITKMINTGDTIKTFSVSVRPDSSSDRSDISASRSRLDKFNKGSYYKEKEQVCKKSSVLSVGLVAGVCAVAVVLVAAAVLGVLYYRDEISKKEDREKNKSEHLLAVSA, from the exons ATGGACTGGCACGAGGTGCCTGAGGTgggtctcgaacccgggtctcccagtCAGG CTGTGCTTGGATCAAACtcagtgtcagtgacggagggagacTTTGTCACTCTTAAAAGTGATGTTTCCATGCAAGAGCGTGACCAGATGCtgtggtattttaatgacacCCTCATCGCCCTGATCAGAGATGATCCCACTGAGGGTTGTGTGTATGATGGAGAACGTCagagattcagaaacagactaTCAGTGGACTTTGAGACTGGATCCCTGACCATCAAAAACATCAGATCTGAACACGCTGGACGCTACGAAGCAGAGATCGTCAGAAACGAGAGCTCAGGAACCAGCCAAAGCCACAGCGAGTGTGACAGAACAAAAATCATCACAAAAATGATCAACACTGGAGACACCATAAAGACGTTCAGTGTGTCCGTCCGTCCTGATTCATCTAGTGATCGTTCAGACATTAGTG CCTCTCGCTCTCGTCTTGACAAATTCAATAAAGGATCATACTATAAGGAGAAGGAACAAGTGTGTAAAAAGA GTTCAGTTCTGTCTGTAGGTCTTGTAGCAGGAGTGTGTGCTGTTGCTGTTGTTCTGGTGGCTGCAGCTGTTCTTGGTGTGCTTTACTATCGGGACGAGATCTCTAAAAAGG AAGACAGGGAGAAAAACAAGTCTGAGCATCTGCTGGCAGTCTCAGCATGA